The DNA sequence ACATCAACAAGGATTGCGGCTCAACACATCTCGACCGGGTTCAAGCAGCAGTTCTGGAATACGGAGCCGACCTCGGACTCGCTCACGACGGCGACGCGGACCGCTGCCTCGCCGTCGATGCCGCGGGACAGGTCGTCGACGGCGACGCCATCATGGCCGTTTTGGCCAGTGCCATGAAAGATGCCGGCCGCCTCAAGGACAACACGCTCGTCGCCACGGTGATGAGCAACCTCGGGTTGCATCTGGCGATGACCGATGCCGGGATCACCGTGCGTACCACCGCTGTCGGTGACCGTTACGTCCTCGAGGAGCTCCGTGCCGGCGGATTCTCGCTCGGTGGTGAACAGTCGGGACACGTGGTGATCCCTTCGCACGGCACCACGGGGGACGGCATCCTGACCGGGCTTGCGTTGATGGGCCGGATGGCCGAGACCGGTAGGTCGCTGGCCGATCTGGCATCCATCATGAGTGCGTTGCCGCAAGTTCTTCTCAACGTGCGGGTTGCCGACAAAAACGTTGTGGCCGAAGCAGCTTCGGTCAAGCAGGCAGTGGCCGACGGTGAGGCCGAACTCGGCGCCACCGGACGAGTGCTCCTCCGGCCCTCCGGCACCGAGCAACTCGTGCGTGTCATGGTGGAGGCAGCCACCACAGAGCAGGCGCAATCGGTGGCCACCAAGATCGCGGCCGCTGTCGAGTCTGCCTGACATCGGCACCCGTGAACGCCGTCCTGTTCGACTTCTCGGGCACCCTTTTCCGGTTCACCGAACGGTCCGAGTGGTTCACGCGCCTACGCCGGGAATCCGGGGAAGAGTTCGAAGGAGAGGCGCAGTCCGAGATCATCCGACGGATGACCGCTCCGGTCGGGATGCCGCCGGGTCTGCCCACCGAAGACGAATTCGCTTGGCAACGAAGAGATCTGGACCCACTACTGCACCGTAGGGCTTATCTGTCGGTTCTGAGGGCATCCGGACTCACGTTGCCAGGTCATGCGGAACTGTTGTACGAGCGGGTGGTCGATCCGTTGTCGTGGGAACCGTATCCGGACACCGGAGACTGTTTGCGGCGACTCCGGGAACGAGGAATCAAGGTGGGAGTCGTCAGCAACATCGCGTTCGATGTCCGCGCGGCGTTCGACATACATGACATGGCCGGACTCGTCGACGACTTCACCCTGTCCTATGAGGTCGGTGTCACCAAACCCGATCCGCGAATCTTCACTCTCGCTGCGGGTCACCTGGGTGTTGACCCCGTCGATGTGTTGATGGTGGGTGACAGCGAAGAGGCTGACGGTGGGGCACGGGCAGTGGGATACCGGTTCGCGCTGGTTGAACCCACGCCTGTCGAACAGCGGCCACACGCGCTCCTCGACGCGGTGTCCGGCTTGCTCGCGCAATAGAACGGAACCTCTCCATGCCCCGCAGCGTCTGACTTCGGGGAGGCATCATGAGCGAGCAGACGTGGATGGACACATCCGCAGTACAAGGGGTCGGCGAGGTATTCCGGAGTGGTGCCCGGGCGGTCGAGGTCGCTGCGGGTGCTGTCGCCGACTGCTCGTTCGGCTCACATGCGGGAACGCGGTACGCGGCCCACGGCGAGCACTACGCGGCTGGACTGCTTGCGGTGGTGTCATCGGTGGACCGCTTCGTCGAGTCGTCGCGGAGCATCGCCGGGGGACTCTTCGATGCAGCCGCAACGCTGACAGGCGAGGACGTGGTGAATGCGGCGACGTTCGGCGCCGCGACCACCCGGGATGGCGGCCTCCATGGGTGAGACGCCGGGTCTCGCACAACAACTGGCGGACCAACGATCGGCGGCGGAGAACAGCGTCCGCTTCTTCGACAACGTCGGCCCCCTGGCGCGGCGGCTGGGGATGGAAAACGTTCCCTCCGGTGACGTGTGCCGGAACCGCCTGCTCGAGACCGAGGACCTGGACACCGACAGGCTGCGAGCCGACGGTCGCACCGTGTTGGGACTTCAGGCCGTCGCGGCGGCCGAACTGCAGAACCAGACCGGCCAGGACGCCGTACTGGGAACCTGTTGGCCTACGGGGTCCGGCATTGTCGCCCGCACTCGCCTTCAGGACGCGCACATCCCGCGCGCAACGGTTGATGTGGCGGCGTTGGCAGACATCGGCTCTGGGATGTTGGTGGCTGCCGATGCCATCGAGGCGGCACGGTTGGCCAAGTTCTGGTGCGTCGCCGCCATCACACCCGACACTCTGCTCGGGACCCCGATCAGTTCATGGCTGACACTGATCACCACCCCGGGTTCGCCGGCCGCCGAACTGACAGCCGCGATCGACAGCACGGTCGGGTTGTTCAACGCCGCCGTTGCCTTGAGCGACGACGCCATCGATGCGGTTCTCACCGGGCTGTGTACGGCGATGGCCAAGGTGGACGTCTCGGACTACGCAGGCGGCGACTGTGGGAGGGAACAGCTGGTGTCCTCGGACGAGACACTGGTGCGATGCGCCGCTCACAACTCTGAACCGATCGCCTCCGAGCGCGATTGCCACGCTGCGGTAGACGTTTCTGGACCAGGCGACGGGGTTCGCGAATCCTCGGGCATCACAACGCTGTCCGCTCCGGCACCGGACTCCGGGCCGGCGATCTCGACCTCGGTGTGCGAACCGGGGGCGCAGCCCGTGAAGACCACTCAGCCCGCGACGACCACGCACCCCGTGATGACGACGCAGCCGGTGATGACGGCACAGTCGGGGGTGGCGAGCCCGTTGACGCCCATGGTGGGTGGTGCCGATCTCTCAGCAGTGCTCGGATCCGTCGCTGTGGCAGTCGGTTCGGCTGTGGCAGGCTCGATCACAGGTGTGATCGAGATGGTGGCGAACGCAAGCGGCGCAGTGATGCTGCCTCCGGCGAGCCCGGACGGCGCCGAGCATGCCGCAGATGCGGGCGGTGTGACAGATGAACCGCCGGCACCGACCCCGTTGGGGGACAAGAGGTTTGATTTGAACGGGTCATCTGGCTCGGGCGCGCCCGACTGTCCGGCCCCTCTGGTCTCCTTGGGGCCACCGGATGCCGTCGCGACGGACGAGCAAGCGTGCGAGACCACCACCGCGGACGGCCAGAGCGAGATCGGTGACGACCTGACTTTCGAGGAGCAACCGCCGGTACCGGCGACTCCCGGTGACCCCGAACCGCCGGACGCGCCCGAGACGGATCGAGACCCTCTCGAGCAATGTCCGACTCCCGGTTCGCCGGGGATCCAAGCTCCGAGAAGCAACGATGATGTCGATACCCCCGGCACTCCTGGCAATCTCGATGCGACACCGGTGACACCGCAGGCATCTGAGCGCGACGCGGTGGCACCGCCCGACGACGGACTCCTGGCTTTGGCCGGTGAGCAATGAGCCTGTCCGACCTGTTCGACAACATCGCCGCCAGAGTCGGTACGCACAGTGCCGAGGCCGTGGCCGGCTACCGCAAAAGCCAGCAAACACTCGGTGAGAAGGTCCGGACGAGTGCCGAGAACGCAACGCACGGTCGCGGTGTCACACGGGCATCGGTGGCTGCGGGCGGCGCAATCCTGCTCCCTGCGAACGACATCGACCTCAGTCCCCACACCCCGTACCCAGCCCCGGGTGAGTCAGCGGACAACCCGACGATCGGGGCGAAGGCAACTCCGGGCACCGATGCGAAGGACTCCTCGACGCCGCTCCCTGGTCAGTCCGGCGTAGAGGACTGTCAGGACAGCGGGTTCTCGTACACATCCGGTTGGCTGTCCGACCGCTGAACGCCGGAGCTCGTTGTGGCGTAAGCCCGAGAGTAATAGCGCTAGACCTCGAGCGACCGCGCTAGCCCTTGAGCAACTTGGTGAGCGGATCGACGATCTCCTCCATGCCAGGCGCGAGTGCATCGGGGTCGATCGTCATCAGCTTGCCGAGCTCGGCTGCCGGGTCACTGAATGCGGCGTACGTGACGTCGCCCGTCAGTTGGTGCAACAGGAATCCGGTGAGTACCGCGCGCGTCTGCTTCTGCGTCTTCTTGTCGTTGCCCCCGGCACCCAGCCTGCCCCGAACACTGAAACCTTCGGCCAGTCCACGGTTGTCGGCTTTGGGGACCAGGCGCAACACCGACTGTCCGGCCAGGGCACGACGCAGCGCAAGCGCATTGGACGTCATCGATTCGAGTTCGCCGGGCGCGGCAAGGATCAGCGCGGACTGCCGGACGTCCGCGGCAGCGGGGAGCACGGCAGAACTGGTCGGCGCCGGGTAGAGGGCGGCGAGTGCCTTGGCCTTGCTGCTCCGTGACGCGGCCAACGTCGCGGCCGATGCGCCGAAGCCGTGCCCGGCGACCGCCAGACGCTGTTTGTGCACGGTGATGTCGCCGGCACCGAGGCGGACCTCGGTGATGATCGACAGGGTGGTCTCGAGATCTGCGGCCAGTCCCTGATCAGAACCGAGCATGCCCTTCTCGGTGGTGGGCGCCGCGGCGACGATGCCCCACGAGGCCAGGTGCGCGAGGGTCTTGTTGTACTGCTTGGCGCCCGTGAGCCAGCCATGACCGAACGCCACCCCGGGCAGGTCCTTCCCGCCGGCGGGCGCATAGACGGTGCCCGGCAATCCGACAATCGCCATATCGCCGCGCAAGACCTTGTGCGGTCCCGTCTTGGACAGCTGCGAGAGAAGCTTCTTGGGGTTGGCCACGAACTGACTCTAAGCGATCGTGTTGCCTGCCGACATCACCCGTTGCCCGTATCGGAGACAATTTTCAGGCCAACGCGCCGATTCGGCGCGCACACCGGCCGTGATCTTGGGACAGTTACCGGATGGATGCCAATGAAATCCGCAGCGCCTACCTCTCGCTGATGCAGGAGCGCGGCCACGCCCTCATCAACAGGGCCCCGCTGGTGCCGAAGGACGACCCCACCACACTCTTCACCGGCAGCGGGATGCAGCCGTTGCTGAGATACCTGTTGGGCGCCGAACATCCGGACGGCAACCGGCTCGCCGACTCGCAGACCTGCCTTCGGTCGCAGGACATCGAGGAAGTCGGCGACAACCGGCACACCACCTTTTTCGAGATGCTCGGCAACTGGAGCCTGGGCGACTACTTCAAGTCCGAGCAGATCCCGCTGTTCTGGCATTTCCTGACCGAGATCGTCGGACTTGATCCGAACAGAATCTACGTGACGGTGTTCTCGGGGGACCCCGAACACGGCATCCCCCGCGACGACGAGAGCGCGGACATCTGGACCGAGTTGTTCACCAAGGCCGGTGTCTCGTCGGACAGAGTGGTGCTGCTGACCGAAGAACAGGGCAACGAGCAAGGAAACCAGGGCGCGCGGATCGCCTATTACAGCGACAAGAACTGGTGGTCGCGGTCCGGTGGTCCGGACACGATGCCCGTCGGCGACCCCGGCGGACCGGACAGCGAGGTCTTCTACTACTTCCCACAGGTGGAGCACGACACGGCTTTCGGCAAGTATCCGCATCAGAACTCCGATGGCGGTCAGTACATGGAGATCGGCAATTCGGTGTTCATGCAGTACTGCAAGACCGACGACGGGTTTGCGCTGCTTCCCAAGCAGAACGTCGACTACGGCGGCGGTCTCGAGCGGATCGCCGCGGCATCCATCGACAGTCCCGATGTGTACCGCATCAGCCTCCTCTGGCCGATCGTCCAGAAGATCGAGGAGCTCTCGGGTGTGAGCTACGACGACAACACGGTTGCGATGCGAGTGATCGCCGACCACATCCGCGGTGCGGTGTTCCTTGCGGTGGACGGTGTGGTGCCGTCCAACAAGGAACAGGGTTATGTGATGCGACGGCTCGTCCGGCGGGCGATCCGTTTCGCCCATCAACTCGGTGTTCAACAGAACCTGCTGACGGAGTTGGTCCCAGTTGTCGCAGGTCTGTACGCCGAGGCCTACCCGGAGGTGGCCGATCGGCGCGACGTGGTGATCGCCGTGCTCGAGAAGGAGGAACGGGCCTTCCGGCGCACCCTCGGCAAGGGCTTGCGAGAGTTGAAGCGACTGGGCAAGACCGGTGACACCGTCAACGGTGACGACCTCTTCAAGCTCTACGACACATTCGGATTCCCGGTGGAGCTGTCCACCGAAGAGGCCGTCAACCGAGAGCTTCCGCTGACCGAGAACTGGCGAGCAGAGTTCGATGCTGCCATCGAGGTGCAGCGGCAGCGGTCGCAGGCCTCGACCAAACTAGGTGCCGGGACCGCCTGACCCAATAGAACTATTGGTCAGCCCCGTCGGTGTGTATCCACCGACGGGGCTGGCCTCTGTTCGACTGATGCCGTTACTCCCTTGTGGTGGCCAGCTTCAACATCTGGCCAGGGGTGGCATTGGGCAGGTACGCCCTGGTGAGCGCCAGTCCGATCCGTGGCAGATCGCCTTCATCGCGGAAGCACATGTACACCGGCTCGTATCGCGGCTGAAACTTCATCTTGAAAGCGTGCAATGAGCGGAAACCGTAGAACGGTTCCATTGCTGCTCCCAGCATGTCCAGCAGGCGATCCATGGCTTCCACCTCGCCGGTCTCGTCGGCGGCACGGGCGAGCGGAGCGCCCGAGAGTGAGAGGATCTGCGCGCCTTCGGCTTTGAAAGCCAACGCAGAGCTCGCGATGAGGAATTCGATGACCGGGCGGAAACCGTCGTCGCGTCGGCGCATCACGTCGAGCGTCCAGCCCTTCACCTGATCATCTCCACCGAACACCGGCAGCCATGACAAGACTCCGTGCACCGAACCCGTCTCGTCGATGGCAAGCGCCACACGGACTTCCGGGTCGAGGGCCTCCTCGACGCTGCCGAGGGTGAAACCCATTTCCGGCAGGCCCTTGTCGCCGACCCATTCCTCGGAGATCGCCCGCACCTGGGCGAGTACGGCGAACGGCTCGTCCTTCAGTGTTGTCAGTTTGAAGTTGATGCCTTCCTTCTTCGCCCTGTTGATCGCCGATCGGATGTCCTGCCACGGTTTGCCTTTGAAGGCCAGTGTGGGCAGGTCGATGATGGTGTCCTCGGCGATCTGCAAAGTGCGCCAGCCCATCTCGCGGGCGATCTCGGCGGTTGCCTCACTGACCGAGAACCAGCAGGGGATGCGCGCGCTGCTCTCGGCCATGTCGGTGAACTCGCGGATCGTCTCGGCCAGTTTCTCCGGAGCGCAGACGGGGTCCGCAAGGGCGATGACGGTGCCGGCCGGTCGCTGGTAGCCGATGACGCCTTCGCCGTCCTTGGTGAACGCGTACTGGTTGTTCTCCCAGGTGATCATCCAGCTCATGGTGCTGCCCCCATATTTCTTGAGGAGGCTGCGTACCTGTTCGGCCGGATTGGATCCGCCCATGCCGGCCATGGCTTTCCGGCTACGAAGCGGGACGTTGAACGCATACCGCCCGGCGAACAGCAACGATAGTTCGACGATCCACAACAGACCGGTACCGACCGTGACCGCGCCCTGACCCTTGAAGTCGGAGGTGATCACCGCGACCAACACGAAAACGAGCAGGACGACGTACAACAGCCCGTAGATCACGGTGATCCACCATGCCCAGCGCCGTCCGCGCCGCAACTGGTCGGCGATCAGCAGCACGATCAGAACACTGACGATCGATCCCCAGCTGAGGCTGTCGTCGGAATCGGTGGGACCGAAGGGCCCGTCGCCGGGAAACACGGCGACGGCGATGTTGACGATCCCGATGAGGACCAGGCCGAGGAAGCTGATCATCCGGATCTCTTGCCGCGTTCGCGGCATCACACCGGATTCACCTCGACTGAAGAATTTTTCGCCGACCACGAGCATCACCACCGCAGCGATGAGGTGGGTGACGTCGTGCAGCGAGCCCTCGAACAGAAAAGAAACGGCAACGTAGGCAAGGAGAATCGCCCGCACCCGCAGTCGCCACGGCGAGCGGAGTCTGGCACTTGCCGCCGCCACGGCAGCCACGATGGCGGTGGAATGGCCCACGTCCTGGACGTCGGCGAGATGGTCGACCCATTCCCAGCTGGTCGGCCGGAACACAGCGATGAACGCGACGGCACCGAGCTCGCCGATCAGTTGCCCCGCAATGGTGACAACGGCGACCCTGACCGTGCCCAGCAACCACTCGCACCATCCGACCACAACGGCGAAGATGACGATGAGGGCGATGTAGTGAGCAGGTGTCAGCCCGAAGAGGGTGCCCGACAACGGAGTCCACCACTTACCGTCGGTGAGCGGGGGATAGCCATAGGCGACATCACCGAACCAGGACCGGTTCTCCACCGTCTCCCACAACGCTCCGGTGACGATGCCGAGAACAATTGTCACCGCGACCACGGTCGAGGTGAAGGGGACCTTGCGGATGGTCCAGGCCACCGGACCGAGCACCTTGTCGGCCCGCGACGGTGTCGGCTCGGCCGGGGGTGCCTCGGCAGTGGTGTCGGTCGTGCTCATCGGCGCCTTTCGAGTTGTGGAGCCGGTCGCGCCGGCCGAACGGACGGGCCCGTGCCCGCCGCTGGTGGTCGAGATGTGTGCAGAGTCGCTCTCGGAGGGGATTATTCCCTAGATCACGGCAATCCCAGGCGCTTACCGAGCCATGGCATCTCCAATTTCAAGCCTGCCGACCACACGGCGAACGAATGTCCGCCCGGGACGATGTCGAAGTGGACGTCCATGCCGGCAGCCTGTGTGGCTTGGTAGACCTGCTGCAGACCGGGCCGGTATTCCGCATCGTCCTTGCCCACGACAAAGGCGCCGGCCACCTGGGGGTACTTCTTCGACTTCATCAGGTCCATCGGATTGACCGCGGTGAACTTGGCCGCGTCGCCGCCGAATGCCTGGTCGATGGTTCGTTTGCGGTCACCGAGGCTGGGCTCGAGTTGACCCGACATGTCGAGGAACGTCGGATACACCTCTGGGTGATTGGTGGTCATCTGCAATGAGCAGGTACCGCCGTACGACAACCCGCCGATAGCCCATCCGGACGGGTCGGTCTCGACCTGCAAGGTGTTCTTCACCCAGGTGGGCACATCAACCGACAGGTAGGTCGAGACGTTGCCGAGGTTGGAATCCATGCACAGTGGGTTGGCGAGTTCGTCGCCGGTGGCATCGGCGACCACCACAACGGGGGACAGTCCTTCGTTGGCGGCAGCGTATTGATCCATCGTCTGCGTCAACCGGCCGCCGACGAGCCAGTCTTCCGGTGACCCCGGTTGGCCGGCCATCAGCACCAGTACCGGTAGCAACGGACGGGGTTCGGCGAAGTAGGCGGGCGGTAGATAGACCTTGGCCGGCCGTGCGTTGAACTTCGAGACCTCACCCGGGATGGACGAGGTGATCACGCCGCCCTGCGACGGCAGGCCCGCGGGCTTGCGCCACTTGTCCACCTCCACGGTCTTGATGTCGGTGCTGCGGGCCTCATCGATGGACACCGTCCTGACGTTGTTGATCCCGAAGACGGAGCCAACGGTCGGGTATTCGTCGAAGTGGTCATTGATCTGTGCGAGAGCCATCACCACCGCGAACACCGTCGCCAGAACCGTGATGATCCGGCCGGCCACACCACGGCCACGGATCAGCCTCGGAATGAACAGCACAAGTGCGAACACCGCTGCGCCACCCCAGATGTAGTTGGACGCCGGGATGGGGTCCGAGAACAGTTTCCAGACGTCTTCGATGAGCCACTTCGTGACGAACACCAGTAGGAAGCTGACAACCGCGGCAATCGGTACGACAACAAGAAGGTAGGTCTTCTGGGGCAGCAGGATCAGCCACAACAGCCCTAGGGCGCCGAGGAGGAGGATGGCCCACGGCAGTGGTCCGTCGAGCACCGATATGTCCCACAGCCAGTCCATGTACGTCCTTCAGGAGGATGGACCCGAAAGTGGAGCCCGCATCGAAACCTACAGCGAAATGCGAGGTGTCACGTGTGTACGAGCCAAAAAAGCGTGTTTGCAGATCGAACCGTGACCAGACGGATTCGCTACAGGATTTTCACGTGGATCGCGGTAGAGAAGTGGGGCTTGACCCCGGTGGTGGAGGACATACGGATCGAACGTATCAAAGGCGTCCCAACCGACGCATCCCCCTCGACTCCTTGAGCTTGACGCTCGAGAACTGCAAGAGTTCGCACAGCGTAACCCATAACTTCACCTGTTGTCAGTGCGAACGCAAGAATCGGCACTTCACCAGCGACTTCTGTGTAACCGCGCCCGGCAAGTACCCTGTAGCACTATGTGTGGAATCGTCGGATACGTGGGCAGACGCGACGCCCTCGAGGTTGTCGTGGAAGCCCTGCGCCGGATGGAATACCGCGGGTACGACTCCGCGGGTGTGGCAATCCTCGACGGC is a window from the Williamsia sp. DF01-3 genome containing:
- the glmM gene encoding phosphoglucosamine mutase, encoding MGHLFGTDGVRGLANADLTPELALSLSQAAARVLPQDRSGSGRPTAPASGRPIAIVGRDTRASGEMLEAAVCAGLTAAGVDALRVGVVPTPAVAYLTDFYDAAFGVMISASHNPMPDNGIKFFAAGGHKLADAAEDAIESALETVFDRPTGADVGRVRDAHDGLDAYLTHLSAAVDVNVKSVTVVVDCAHGAAYAAAPRAYRAAGATVIAISADPDGENINKDCGSTHLDRVQAAVLEYGADLGLAHDGDADRCLAVDAAGQVVDGDAIMAVLASAMKDAGRLKDNTLVATVMSNLGLHLAMTDAGITVRTTAVGDRYVLEELRAGGFSLGGEQSGHVVIPSHGTTGDGILTGLALMGRMAETGRSLADLASIMSALPQVLLNVRVADKNVVAEAASVKQAVADGEAELGATGRVLLRPSGTEQLVRVMVEAATTEQAQSVATKIAAAVESA
- a CDS encoding HAD family hydrolase: MNAVLFDFSGTLFRFTERSEWFTRLRRESGEEFEGEAQSEIIRRMTAPVGMPPGLPTEDEFAWQRRDLDPLLHRRAYLSVLRASGLTLPGHAELLYERVVDPLSWEPYPDTGDCLRRLRERGIKVGVVSNIAFDVRAAFDIHDMAGLVDDFTLSYEVGVTKPDPRIFTLAAGHLGVDPVDVLMVGDSEEADGGARAVGYRFALVEPTPVEQRPHALLDAVSGLLAQ
- a CDS encoding dienelactone hydrolase family protein, which encodes MANPKKLLSQLSKTGPHKVLRGDMAIVGLPGTVYAPAGGKDLPGVAFGHGWLTGAKQYNKTLAHLASWGIVAAAPTTEKGMLGSDQGLAADLETTLSIITEVRLGAGDITVHKQRLAVAGHGFGASAATLAASRSSKAKALAALYPAPTSSAVLPAAADVRQSALILAAPGELESMTSNALALRRALAGQSVLRLVPKADNRGLAEGFSVRGRLGAGGNDKKTQKQTRAVLTGFLLHQLTGDVTYAAFSDPAAELGKLMTIDPDALAPGMEEIVDPLTKLLKG
- a CDS encoding alanine--tRNA ligase-related protein is translated as MDANEIRSAYLSLMQERGHALINRAPLVPKDDPTTLFTGSGMQPLLRYLLGAEHPDGNRLADSQTCLRSQDIEEVGDNRHTTFFEMLGNWSLGDYFKSEQIPLFWHFLTEIVGLDPNRIYVTVFSGDPEHGIPRDDESADIWTELFTKAGVSSDRVVLLTEEQGNEQGNQGARIAYYSDKNWWSRSGGPDTMPVGDPGGPDSEVFYYFPQVEHDTAFGKYPHQNSDGGQYMEIGNSVFMQYCKTDDGFALLPKQNVDYGGGLERIAAASIDSPDVYRISLLWPIVQKIEELSGVSYDDNTVAMRVIADHIRGAVFLAVDGVVPSNKEQGYVMRRLVRRAIRFAHQLGVQQNLLTELVPVVAGLYAEAYPEVADRRDVVIAVLEKEERAFRRTLGKGLRELKRLGKTGDTVNGDDLFKLYDTFGFPVELSTEEAVNRELPLTENWRAEFDAAIEVQRQRSQASTKLGAGTA
- a CDS encoding bifunctional lysylphosphatidylglycerol flippase/synthetase MprF translates to MSTTDTTAEAPPAEPTPSRADKVLGPVAWTIRKVPFTSTVVAVTIVLGIVTGALWETVENRSWFGDVAYGYPPLTDGKWWTPLSGTLFGLTPAHYIALIVIFAVVVGWCEWLLGTVRVAVVTIAGQLIGELGAVAFIAVFRPTSWEWVDHLADVQDVGHSTAIVAAVAAASARLRSPWRLRVRAILLAYVAVSFLFEGSLHDVTHLIAAVVMLVVGEKFFSRGESGVMPRTRQEIRMISFLGLVLIGIVNIAVAVFPGDGPFGPTDSDDSLSWGSIVSVLIVLLIADQLRRGRRWAWWITVIYGLLYVVLLVFVLVAVITSDFKGQGAVTVGTGLLWIVELSLLFAGRYAFNVPLRSRKAMAGMGGSNPAEQVRSLLKKYGGSTMSWMITWENNQYAFTKDGEGVIGYQRPAGTVIALADPVCAPEKLAETIREFTDMAESSARIPCWFSVSEATAEIAREMGWRTLQIAEDTIIDLPTLAFKGKPWQDIRSAINRAKKEGINFKLTTLKDEPFAVLAQVRAISEEWVGDKGLPEMGFTLGSVEEALDPEVRVALAIDETGSVHGVLSWLPVFGGDDQVKGWTLDVMRRRDDGFRPVIEFLIASSALAFKAEGAQILSLSGAPLARAADETGEVEAMDRLLDMLGAAMEPFYGFRSLHAFKMKFQPRYEPVYMCFRDEGDLPRIGLALTRAYLPNATPGQMLKLATTRE
- a CDS encoding esterase family protein, with translation MDWLWDISVLDGPLPWAILLLGALGLLWLILLPQKTYLLVVVPIAAVVSFLLVFVTKWLIEDVWKLFSDPIPASNYIWGGAAVFALVLFIPRLIRGRGVAGRIITVLATVFAVVMALAQINDHFDEYPTVGSVFGINNVRTVSIDEARSTDIKTVEVDKWRKPAGLPSQGGVITSSIPGEVSKFNARPAKVYLPPAYFAEPRPLLPVLVLMAGQPGSPEDWLVGGRLTQTMDQYAAANEGLSPVVVVADATGDELANPLCMDSNLGNVSTYLSVDVPTWVKNTLQVETDPSGWAIGGLSYGGTCSLQMTTNHPEVYPTFLDMSGQLEPSLGDRKRTIDQAFGGDAAKFTAVNPMDLMKSKKYPQVAGAFVVGKDDAEYRPGLQQVYQATQAAGMDVHFDIVPGGHSFAVWSAGLKLEMPWLGKRLGLP